In a genomic window of Erigeron canadensis isolate Cc75 chromosome 5, C_canadensis_v1, whole genome shotgun sequence:
- the LOC122600491 gene encoding leucine-rich repeat receptor-like protein kinase TDR gives MAKTIFIILIFFVFSSSCFASDPFSEALLSLKSELIIPSENVLNDWKIQENQTPSSKIIACSWTGIKCDENMTKITSLDLSFKNLGGVLSHNQFGQFLDLIDLNISHNSFSDQIPVGIFNLSNLKTLDISRNNFSGVFPSGISKLENLVVFDAFSNSFSGSLPKDVCEIWSLKVLNFAGSYFSGSIPSEYGYCKSLEFLHLGGNFLTGNLPKEFGQLKNIVHMEIGYNMYEGGIPWEFGNMSQLQYLDIADANLSGPIPKDLGNLTKLDTLFLFKNRLSGMIPTEFGDILTLSSLDVSDNMLTGPIPESFSNLKNLKLLSVMYNDMNGSVPDGIAKLPNLESLLIWDNFFSGELPQELGKYSKLKWVDVSTNDFVGVIPPDICSGGELSRLMLFSNYFSGGLSSLSNCSSLVRVRLEDNLFSGGIPFDIFHATNLEHFNVSSNPSLGGILPEKIWSLPVLQNLSAIFCNISGIVPGFQSCKLLYVIELNGNHLSGTIPESLSVCENLGMLNLAENNLSGEIPVKLGSSSKLKFLNLSYNDLSGSIPMENSFKAMDSNSFLGNPNLCGAPLARPCHHGKAISEGLDLGSRSHKVAWVIVLCAVVVLLVCFLIGIVYYRRHNVNRHWRMVSFGGLPELTAADVLKSFDSVEAVETPYSSNSVCKAVLLTGMTVIVRKIEWGTKSSNLLMDFINRLGNSQHKNLIRLLGFCYNKNLGYLLYEYLPNGDLDEKIGVKRDWGSKQRLVVNIAKGLCFLHHDCRPAIPHGNLKASNIVFDENMEPHLAEFAFKTISAMETGDYKGLMEHELTDDIFDFGEVVLEILTNCKRKNGGVMIHRTPREVLLKEIYQANEVDSSSSSKSIQEEIKLVFEVVLRCTTSKQTDRPSMEEVLKILSGLKPEKK, from the exons ATGGCAAAAACAATCTTCATAATcctcattttctttgttttttcttcttcttgttttgcTAGTGATCCATTTTCAGAAGCACTTTTGAGCTTAAAATCAGAGCTCATAATTCCATCAGAAAATGTGTTAAATGATTGGAAAATCCAAGAAAATCAAACCCCATCTTCCAAAATCATAGCTTGTTCATGGACAGGCATAAAATGTGATGAAAACATGACAAAAATCACATCTTTAGACCTTTCTTTCAAGAATCTTGGTGGGGTTCTGTCACATAATCAATTTGGTCAGTTTCTtgatttaattgatttaaatattAGTCACAATTCATTTAGTGACCAAATCCCAGTTGGGATTTTTAATCTTAGTAATTTAAAAACATTAGATATTAGTAGAAACAATTTTTCAGGTGTTTTCCCATCTGGGATTTCAAAGCTTGAAAATTTGGTTGTTTTTGATGCTTTTAGTAATAGCTTTTCTGGGTCATTGCCAAAAGATGTGTGtgaaatttggtcactaaaagtgttgaattttGCTGGTAGTTATTTTAGTGGAAGTATTCCTAGTGAATATGGATATTGTAAAAGCCTTGAGTTTCTTCACTTAGGTGGTAATTTTTTAACTGGTAATTTACCTAAAGAATTTGGGCAGTTAAAAAATATTGTGCATATGGAAATAGGTTATAATATGTATGAAGGTGGCATTCCTTGGGAATTTGGTAATATGAGTCAGCTTCAGTATCTTGACATAGCTGATGCTAATCTTTCGGGTCCTATTCCGAAAGATTTAGGTAATTTGACTAAACTCGATACGTTGTTTCTGTTTAAAAATCGTCTTTCTGGGATGATACCGACCGAGTTTGGTGATATTTTGACACTTTCAAGCTTAGATGTTTCGGATAATATGCTTACTGGTCCTATTCCAGAAAGCTTTTCCAACTTGAAAAACTTGAAGTTGTTAAGTGTTATGTATAATGATATGAATGGTTCTGTTCCTGATGGTATAGCTAAGCTGCCTAATCTCGAATCGTTGCTTATTTGGGATAATTTTTTTAGTGGTGAACTTCCACAAGAATTAGGTAAATATTCGAAACTCAAATGGGTTGATGTTTCAACAAATGATTTTGTTGGGGTTATTCCACCTGATATTTGCTCAGGGGGAGAGTTAAGTAGACTTATGCTCTTTTCGAATTATTTTTCGGGTGGGCTTTCTTCTCTATCCAATTGTTCTTCTCTTGTTCGTGTGCGTCTTGAAGATAACTTGTTTTCTGGTGGGATTCCTTTTGATATATTTCATGCTACAAATCTTGAGCATTTTAATGTGTCTAGTAATCCTAGTCTTGGAGGAATACTCCCCGAAAAGATATGGTCTTTGCCTGTTCTCCAGAATTTGTCAGCCATATTTTGCAACATTTCGGGTATTGTTCCTGGATTTCAGTCATGTAAGTTGTTATACGTTATTGAGTTGAATGGAAATCATTTATCAGGAACTATCCcagaaagtttgtcagtttgTGAGAATCTTGGAATGTTAAATTTAGCTGAAAATAACTTATCTGGTGAAATCCCAGTCAAGTTAGGAAGCTCGTCGAAGTTGAAGTTTCTTAATTTGTCATATAATGATCTTTCGGGTTCGATTCCTATGGAGAATAGTTTCAAAGCAATGGATAGTAATTCATTTCTTGGAAACCCGAATCTTTGTGGGGCACCCCTAGCAAGACCATGTCATCATGGAAAAGCAATAAGCGAGGGTTTGGATCTGGGAAGCAGGAGTCACAAGGTTGCTTGGGTGATCGTATTATGTGCAGTGGTGGTTCTACTCGTGTGTTTCCTTATAGGGATCGTTTATTACCGGAGACATAATGTGAATCGCCACTGGAGAATGGTGTCATTTGGTGGGTTACCTGAGCTCACGGCTGCTGATGTTCTCAAGAGTTTTGATTCTGTTGAAGCTGTGGAAACACCATATTCATCAAATTCAGTTTGCAAAGCGGTTTTGTTAACTGGGATGACAGTAATAGTAAGAAAGATCGAATGGGGAACAAAAAGTTCCAATCTTTTGATGGATTTTATAAACCGATTAGGGAACTCTCAACATAAGAATTTGATTCGGTTGTTGGGTTTTTGCTACAACAAGAATCTTGGTTATTTGTTGTATGAATATTTGCCTAATGGAGATCTTGATGAAAAGATTGGAGTCAAGAGAGATTGGGGTTCAAAACAGAGGCTTGTGGTTAACATTGCAAAAGGGTTATGTTTTCTTCACCATGATTGTCGCCCTGCTATTCCCCATGGAAATTTAAAGGCGAGTAACATAGTTTTTGATGAAAATATGGAGCCACATTTGGCGGAATTCGCTTTCAAAACAATATCTGCAATGGAAACAG GCGATTACAAGGGCCTCATGGAACATGAGTTAACTGATGATATCTTTGACTTTGGGGAAGTTGTTTTGGAGATTTTAACAAATTGTAAGCGGAAAAATGGTGGAGTGATGATACACAGGACACCAAGAGAGGTTCTATTGAAGGAAATTTATCAAGCAAATGAGGTGGATTCTTCTTCGTCTTCAAAGTCCATCCAGGAAGAAATCAAACTGGTGTTTGAAGTTGTACTTCGCTGTACGACGAGCAAACAGACAGATAGACCTTCAATGGAAGAAGTTCTAAAGATTCTTTCAGGATTGAAACCTGAGAAGAAATAA